The genomic DNA atctaATCAGGAAAATTTGATGATTTAGAACCGTGAACTACATTTTTTGCCCCTCATTTTTggagaaggaagtaaataaagtaaactcatataaaagacttaaaatattcaGGTATAACATGATTCAGTTTaaactgtgaaaagaaaaaatgttcttcATAATGGTTACCCTCTTCATTACATGAAAACTAATTGCATTCATCACACCATATAATGAACAGGCATTAGACAGGTGAACTCAGATCTCTTGAATCCTCTCTTACCAGCCATGTGACTTGGATAAGTATGCTTCTCTAGGCCTCAGCTTCCCTCTTTACAAAGTAGGGAAAATACTGGCCCTGACTGTCCTAATGGGTTGCAATGATCagaggaataaatataaaaatgccaCAGAAACCATGAAATGCTATACACATGTGAAATTGAAGTATTCCGTTAGCTGGAAACTCTTAGATTATATTCTCTAAGCGTGGAGTTAGTTGAAGATTGTATGGAACCAGGATCGTATTGTTCTCACCTTCCTCCTGAGTTCCACATCCAGTATCTTCGTGCTGTCACCACAATCTGTCATGGCAGTGgaccttttttttcctgcacttTTACATGTAGGAGGCTTTGTGAGCATCACCAAAAGGCATCTGAATGGCATATGAACTTGGAAATAATTCCCAACTTTACATCTTCATGAAAGCAAGTATATTGGTCAGTCTTAGAACAGTTTAGGTGTTGAAATTGGACATCTGGATAGGGCTTATTATCTTGCAAGTAAGTGGAAACAACCAAGTTATTTGGGTCTCTATCCCAAAGTTTAAAGTGAGCTTTTGATACTGTAACTATTGGACTGCTGCATTTAAGTCTCCCTTTCGTATGCAGGTGCTCACGTAAACACAATTTCCCATCCTCGAGTCCCACACTTCTGATTAAAAGCATGTTTACGACATTTGGGATGGAGCAGTGCAGAAGGGACGACTATGACCCTGATGCAAGCCTAGAGTACAGTGAAGAGGAAACCTACCAGCAGTTCCTGGACTTCTATGATGACGTGCTTCCCGAGTTCAAGAACGTTGGGAAAGTGATCCAGTTCAAGGTGGGCGTGCACAATGCACATGAAGGAGGGGACTGCTCACCTCCCACCAAAGTGCCCCGTAGGACATGAGTGCTAGGGTGTAGGCTCCCTGCCTGGGTTGGGTGTGTGTGATGGTACAGTGCCTAGTCCACTGGTGGGCACCCAGGCGCTCAAATGTGATTTCCTTGGCCTCCCCCCTGCGTCGGTGTCTGTGCAGTAGAGGACTGCATGAAGTCCTGTGTACTAGTATGCTATTTCCTGGATTCCAGGGTCTATATGGATGGAAGGATCTCTCATCTATTCATAGTACCTTTATAGTCCAACTCTTTCCCAGCCTATGAACTCTCAGCATAAGGTCCTGCACATAACCATCCCGGCATTCATTTAGAGGCTGTGTATGACAGAGGATGCACCCCCTCCCTTCCAACTGTAGTGGATCTCACCTAGAGCCGCAGTGTATACAGTGGAACACCACTTACTGAATTTGTTGCATTTTGTTGATGGTGCCTGCTTGCAATCTCCATCCTAGGAACCTATTCGGTCTTCTGGAGCTACCCTAGAAAAGAAACCTTGATTCCTTTTTTTGACATTGTTTTTGTTCATTCAATACTCTCAATACTGAACACGGTGTTCTCCAAATCATGGCTTGTGGTGCAGCATCCTGGGTGAAAAAAAAGAGCCTTTCGGGTTACAGATAGTTATTTGAGAACATTCCTTAAGGCAAGAATAAAGGCAGAGGTCAATAGCTGCTGCTCTCAGGACCCAGGAATTGAATCCTAGCATAACATGGCTTCCTACCTCATCTGTGATTTGCTCAGATCCGAACCTGAATGATTTTGCTGTGTTAGGGTGGGGAAAACGTCCCAtaatttggaggggaaaaaaaaggaataaaatcctgttttttccccctgttcGTTGGCACTGACCAGGGGCAAGGTGTAATAGCCAGGGAACAGAGCAATTGCTAAGCACCAGCAGCACTCACGGAAGCCAAAGCTATACTTCTGTCCACTgagtgcaaaattaaaaaaaaatattttaaaatttctcttccccctttatgttttatttctgtggcgTGCACCTTCCTTCCAGTCTTCACACCACTTCTCGACACAGGCAGTGAACACGAGAGTGGAAGGGCTGGCCCCACACGGCACAGTAGCACGTTAGCAGCGCGACCGAGGGAGGAGTCTGCGTGCTTTGAGTAGCTCTGGGCTTTTGAGCGTGTCATTTTacctcttcctgcctctgcctcatCCCGAAGGGGAGGGACTTTGACTACATCAGTGCGTTCTGATCTGTGGGACCACCTGTGGGCCTACGTTATACTGCTTCTGTGAAGTCAGTGGTGCGGCTGCTTTCAAAACTTCCACCTGCTTAGTGGGGACCCCACCATTCGTTCTAATGGGCTGCACCCGCTAGCCATGGCGtggttttttttctggtttagaATTTTATTGGCCAAGCTCATGCTAATCACATTGGAAGTTCTAAATGGAAAGGTGTTTGgtaagaaaatttccaaaatactGAATTTATCATGGAAAATTAATGGGTCCTTGGGAGCCACTGGATTAAATGATCTCTAAAGTTGCTGGTGTAACTGACATGGCCTCCCCAGGCCTTTTAGTCCTCCTTCTAAGGAAGGGGTTAGAAGCTATCATTATGGATCTGCCTCTTTGTGGATACTCTAATAAAAATACTCTAGAACAAATTTGTAACAATGTaggttcattttgaaaataaaagctaaacaTTTGTATCAATATTTGAGGACTTTCTTAtaccattaaataaaaaaacaagtcctatttttttaatttaagtttattttaatttcaccatagttaacatacagtgttagtttcaggtgtacaatatagtgattccaaaattctgtatatttttcaGTGCTtgtcaagataagtgtactcttaatccccttcccccatttcacccatcccccttccctccccaccccacctcccctctggtaactatctgTTCTCtagtttttcagtttccttttttttcctttatttttaaaaattgtatatatggATGAAAtcatggtctttgtctttctctgacttacttcgcttagcattctactctctagctctatccatgttgttgcaaatggcaacatttcgttctttttatggctgaaggacattccattgtatattaccacgtcttctttatcccttcagtggacacttgggttgtttccataatttggctattgtaaataatgttgctataaacataaaggtggatgtgtccttttttttttttttaatttttttttttcaacgtttatttatttttgggacagagagagacagagcatgaatgggggaggggcagagagagagggagacacagaatcagaaacaggctccaggctctgagccatcagcccagagcctgacgcggggctcgaactcccggaccgcgagatcgtgacctggctgaagtcggacactcaaccgactgcgccacccaggcgccccaggatgtgtccttttaaattagtgttttcattttccgtgggtaaatagccagtagtactattactggatcatatggtgattctatttttaattttttgaacctccatactgtcttccacagtggctgcaccagtttgcattcctaccaacggTACACAAtggttcttttttctctgcatacttgccaacacttgttgtttgtctttttgattttagccattctgacggggtttgaggtggtatcttattgtggtgtTTATTTGCACTTCctgatagtgatgttgagctGCTTTtcgtgtgttggccatctggatgtctttggagaaatgtctgttagtgtcttcccatttttttttaaatgtttatttttgagacagagagagagaaaacagcaggggaggggtagagagaggagagagagaatcccaagcaggctccacactgtcagtgcagagcctgacacagggctccatctcacaaacccatgagatcttgacctgagccaaaaccaagagtcagatgcttaacctactgagccacccaggtgccgccatgtcttcccatttttattatttttaaaaaggtgtagtatctatttttgagagagagagccacgagcagaggagggcagagagagggggagagaaagaatcccaagcaggttccacactgagcatggagcccgatgcagggcttgaagctACAACtgtgggatcacaacctgagctgataccaagagtcggacacttaactgactgagctacccaggtgcccctgccttcccatttttacttggattatttgttttttgggtgttgagttgtataagttctttatatatgttggatactaaccctttattggatatgacattcacaaatatcttctcccattccataggttgccttttattagttttattgattgttacctttgctgtgcagaaactttttattttgatgaagtcccaatagtttatttttgcttttgtttcccttgcctcaggagacttaTCTCGAAAAATGTTGTtttggctgatgtcagagacattactgcctgtgctgtcttctaggatttttatggtttcaggtctcacatttaggtccttcatccattttgagtttatttttgtgtatggtgtgagaaagtggtctggtttcattcctttgcatgttttcacagcaccatttataaaagagactttttcccattgcatattcttgcctcctttgttgaaaattaattgaccatataatcgtgGGTATATTTTTGAGCTttcattccattgatctgtgtgtccaGATTTGTCATTTTTGAAGGCAAATGATCAAATGTTCAACCTGACTAGTAATAGAACAGTGCatattaaatgagattattcaCACCTATCAGGTGAAAAGTTATAAATTCTGTTAATACTCAGACTGGGTGAGGAAGTGTCCATCAGCAAAACCACTTCAGAGAGCACTTTGTCAATACTTAGTGAAGTGGAAGGTACGTATAACTGGGACAGCACTTCTAATTATGCATACCAGAGAGATCCTACCCATGGAGACACGTTCAGGGATGCCGATTGCGGCACTGTTTGCTGATGAAAAATTGGAAGCACCTTGGATATTTATCATTTAAAGGAGTAgctaaataaatttgaaaatttgatcTATCCAGCATATAGTTAAAATGAGTCATGTTTATGTGATGATACcttgaaaaaagaatgtaaaatatacgctatttttgtaaaaattttaaatgtacaaagcAATACTATACATTATTTGTCAATACATATACAAGTTTCTTTGcatatgtaaacataaatatacCCATATATTCACAAAAAATATCCCCATTTATTCATAATAGACCTGTCTATACATAATATACCTGTGTATTTTATGgcatgcacatatgtgtatatgcctGTCTGTGTGCATAtagctatgtgtgtgtgtttccatttgCAATGTGAAGGATACGCCAGCCTCAGGCTAGTGCTCTTCCGTGTGATGGGGGAGGGAAAATAGGCAGGAGGGGTTTCAACTGGGTCTTTCATGTTTTGCATATTTAAACATTCTTAGTCAAAAATAGAAAGCCTTAGTGTTGAATCTGGGTGGTGTATGTATGGGTTGatttttgttctctatatttttatgtatgtgtgaagCATTCCACATCTATGAAAAATGAATCTAAATCAACAGGGATCAAATAATTGGGGCCTGCAACACTGCTGTGTGCTGAAGCATGCCTTAAATAGACCTGTGAGTGGTATCGTATCTGGGTTTTGGAATCTTCAAATGATAACTACTTTTGGTAGTGTTACTCTGGACAAGATGCCTGTGAtgacctgggaggtgggggggggggggttcttttccttcatttttcttcataagattttttttaagttttatttatttattttgagagtgagagagcacgagctggggagaagcagagagaaggaaagagcgaaccccaagcaggctctgcactgtcagcgtggagcccaacgtggggcctgaacccacaagctgtgagatcgtgacccgagcagaaaccaagagtcggacgcttggccaactgagccacccaggtgccccttcctccatttttttaaatcaaatttttcaTTGCTCCTTAGGTCAGCTGCAACTTGGAACCTCACCTGAGAGGCAATGTGTATGTTCAGTACCAATCGTAAGTATTTGGAACATAAACATTTTCACGTTTTGTCATGGTATAGTGTTGTGATTATGTTGCCATCTGGGGTTCTTCCACTAAATATATCGCTTTCATAtgcatggtatttttaaaaatgtaaatatcaagAGCTAATATAGAAATCTATATAGAAGGGATTTGaaaatgcatttgtattttatCCGTTGTACACTTAACATAGTTTTGAGTCTTTTGCAATGGTTATTTTTTACTTACatagttttaataattaaaatacaaactggAAAGGGGGATCTAGAATAGAGAACAGCAAAGTATACAGTGAAAGAGCCAGAAATTGCAGCCCCAAGTAATCTCCGTGCATTTGGCCCACTGAGAAAGCAATCCGTGTATCTTTTCTGCCTGTCTTGCTGCTGGTTTGGGCCATGCCATGGCTCATGGGTTAAATTAACCATTGTGATAAGAAAACTAGCAGTCCTAGCTGAGAAAGGAGAGGCTCCGACAGTCTGCGTTTTGAATGGTCGGATCTTTGGTTTAAGCAGCTTTGCCTCCGGCCGGTGGCCATTCGTCAGAACCTCTCAAGAGGGTTAGTACGAAGTGTTCCTGAATAGATTGTGAGCGTCAGGAGCTTGAATGCTCTCATGAGGACTCCTTCGAGTAAAAGCGGTGGACTTGGTGGTCCTGTGATAAACTACTAGAAGGGTTAATTACCAGTAGGGCTTATCTACGTAATAGAAAGTTACTGTAAAATGCACCctttaatgtgtgttttttaaagggaagaagaaTGCCAAGCAGCCTTGTCTTTGTTTAACGGGCGATGGTACGCGGGACGGCAGCTCCAGTGCGAATTCTGCCCGGTGACTCGGTGGAAAATGGCaatttgtggtaaaatacagCACAGTGGTTTTACGCCACTCGTTCCAGTGTTGTAGAAGAGGGCTTTCTTAAGGGAAAAAGCGGTCTTTTAAAGGGGTGAAACATAGCTTTTGCCTCACACCGGACGAGCAGAGGTCGTCCTATAAAGGCCCTCCCGTTTTAGATCTGTAATAGACTTGTGGGTCACTTTATGGATAAGGTGACTGAAGTCCCAGTGTCTCGGTGGCAGAGTGGAGGCTAGAACCTCCGTGTTCTGGTCCTCAGTCCTGGGCTCTAAAACTTGAGGAAGCCTGGGAGTTGTGTCAGTGGGAAGCTGCGTCATCCTCGTGGCGGTCAGAGGGACTCCCCTCACTCAAGCTTGGTTTGTTTCCCCGTCTTTATCCCTAACGAATCTCCTGTCATCTTTGCCACCTAAAACATGATAACATGTCCTGCCTCGCTCGAAAGACATGCGTTTGTGCAGTGGAGAGCGATGATGGTGGGGTGTGGTGAGGGTGCATTCGGTCAGACGGACTCATCGCGGTGTGGCTGCCGCGTCCAGGAAGGAGTCTGTCCTTTGAATAGCTGGCAGTTTTGAAGGCCTCATTATTGTTTCGTCTCTGTCACATGGGCTTAGCCAAACTCTTTATTGTTGAACCATTCCGGGAGCAAAGAGATAGAGCGATCCGTGCCTCAGGGGAGCGCTTCTCTTACCCTTTCCCTTTCTTGGCTTTACACTTGTCTGCTTAAAGCCTGCTATTAAAAAGAATCTATGATTTTCGAATTCTTTATCTCTGGCAGCGTGGTCTCAATGGATGCTGTCACttaaaaaccatttattgaaggcggggggtgtgtgtgtgataatTTAGAGTTCCTTCCTTTGGAAAGCCCAACTTTTCCGTCTTACATTTGAAAGCTTGTGGGCTGCAAGAGACGGaactgttttttccccaaaggtgGTTATTTTTGTCGGTTCCTGGGAATCCAGTGTGACTTCAGTGAGGTACCTCTGGGTGTGACATTGAGACGgtttcacgtttttttttttttttcaacgtttatccattttggggacagagagagacagagcatgaacgggggaggggcagagagagagggagacacagaatcggaaacaggccccaggctctgagccatcagcccagagcccgacgcggggctcgaactcacggaccgcgagatcgtgacctggctgaagtcggacgctcaaccgactgcgccacccaggcgcccctcacgtttTTTAAATAACCACTTTGTGATATTCCCTCGTAACTAATGACATTGAGCAGTTTTCATGTGTCCtcattattggccatttgtagaacTTCTTTGGGGAGATGTCTATTTAGATACTTCGCCCCTTGTTAATTAGGTTGACTTTCTATTACTGGGTTGTAAGAGGGCTTGATCTGTTCTGCAGACAAGCCCCTTATTGCATGTAGGATTTGCAAACGTGTTCTCCCATTATGCTGCCTGTTCACTTTGATCATGTCCTGTAAAGCACAAAAGGTTTTAGTTGTGATGAAATCTATTTAatctggtttttttctctttttttgcttgtgCTTTTCGTGTCCtatctaagaatccattgctCAGCCCAGTGTCCCAAAGATTTTACTTGtatgttttcttcaaagagtCATATGGTTTCACATCTTACATTTAGGACTCTGGTCCATCCTGACTTTTTGTTTATAACGTGTGGTGTGGAGGGATTTCACTTTtcactgttttccatatttgGGGAATTtaccaattgaaaaaaaaaaaaagtttgaaaacctcACGAGGATCTCTGAATCGTTCAGATAGATTTTACCTTTGACAAGAATCTTTCATATTACAAGCACTTGGtataaatttaaaagcatttggCCAGTGTTTACCATCTTCTTAAAGTGTTAAGGCAGGGACTCCGAAGGGCTGGGTGTTCAGTGTTAGGGATTTACACTGTCCATCAGTGGGATGGTgcaaccctaaaaaaaaaaggatgtggtCACCATTTGTTCGCTTGCGCTGCACACTGTCATGCAGTCGGGGAACAGGAGACTCTGGTTAATTAAAACTTCTGGCTTGTTACCTTTTCACAGTGCCATTTGTTAGagcatttgaatatttttaaaattctgggaaCCAGAGCTATGCCATCAATTTATGTAagccccttttattttcttatttatttatggagagacagagcaggggagaagcagagagagagagagagagagagagagaggaagagagagaaccccaagcgggctcggagctgtcagtgcagagccccatgcggggctcgatcccacgaaccgtgagatcatgacgtgagtcgagaccaagaatcagacgcttaaccgatcaaccacccaagctcccctgtAAGCCCCTTTCACATACGCAGGAGAAGATAGGTCTGTCACCTCCAAACATCGGCAGTGTACCCTCTGAAAAGGATCAAGTGCCAGCAGTAAATGCTGTTTCCTCACTGTGCCATTGCAGGTTTATTTGAAATACAACAGTGTCCGAGAGGAAAACACTGCAACTTTCTCCACGTGTTCCGAAATCCCAACAATGAGTTTTGGGAGGCTAACAGAGACATCTACCTGTCTCCAGATCGGACTGGCTCCTCATTTGGCAAGGGCtcagacaggagagagaggatgggCCACCACGACGACTACTACGGGAGGCCCAGGAGGCGGAGAAGCCCTAGTCCGTCGCATTCCTACAAGAGAAATGGGGAAGCTGACAGGAAAAGGAGAAGCAGCCACCGGGGGAAGAAGTCTCACAAACACCTGTCAAAGAGTCGCGAGAGGCACAGTTCGCGcagtagaggaagaaaaagggatgGCAGCCGCATCCGGGCCAGCCGGAGCCAGAGTTCCTCCAGGTCCAGGAGTCGTGGCAGGAGGAGGTCAGGCAGCAGAGACAGGACGACGCAGAGTCCCAAATCCAAATAAACCGATTTTGTTCCGAAATGATCATACATCTTATTTGTGATGGCTGCTTCATACTTGGGTAGTAGAGGGCTCTGAGCTCGATGGATTAGCAAGTCCGGCAGAAAGAACcctatttcaaaatacttttattctCTGAGAATCAGTGTGTTTAGCATAGAAGACACAAAATGTATAGATAATGTGAAGATCACTTGTAATCCTAACCCTTGGTGATAAGCAACACTGGAGCATTGCTTAagtctttttcctcttcttacggatgtgtacaaatattttttacacAGAGATCATATGTGGCTGCAGTTGAATATGCTTTTCTTCCTATGCAAAACCTCATATTTTGTCAACCCTCTTACTTTTCTCACTGCATGGTGCGGGTCTATCAGTTTTATTCAACCATATCCCTAATTGTTGGATTTTAAAGTTCTCCCTAATTTTGCACGATTAAAAGAATCCAGTGCTATAAACAATCCTGCTGTGGATCTCCTTAAATACTTTCACACGTTTCTGATggtttccttaggataaattacATTACACCAAGAGATAGGACTACTGAAGCATTTACAAATTGCCCTCTGGAAAGGCTGCAAAAATTTTACTCTTTCAATAATGAATTTTTCTATTCCCACAACACCAAGTTattttaatctttgccaatttggtaaaattttaatctttgccaatttgataaattttatggTTAACTCTTTGTTTCTCTATGTATTGGTTAAGCCAGacactttttctgtatttaattgcTGTTAAATCTGGTTGTTTGCCCTTTATTAATAATCTATTGGATTTCTCTACATGCAATAGCTGAGCAGCTTTTTGACTTTAAAACTCACTTTGCTTTAAAGTACTtaaaggggggaggggcgcctgggtggctcagttggttaagcgtcgacttcggctcaggtcatgatcctcgcggcttgtgagttcgagccctgcgccgggctctgtgctgacagctcggagcctggagcctgcttcggattctgtgtctccctctctctctgccccacccccgcttgtactctgtctctctctctcaaaaataaacattaaagaactaaataaagtACTTGAAAGGTAAAGTCAGTTTTTCCACTCCATCCTGTCCCTTATTCACAGCGCCTTCTCAGGTGGAGGTTTAACATTGGGGGGGGGTTCATCTTTTTTATAGTGTGTTGGGGAGCTCTTTATAGAGAGGTAAatcttatttttgtcattttcaggAAAATTAGGATCGTTGCTACTGCCTACTGTTAAAggaattctcatttaaaaaacaatggtCAGAGacctgtttaaagaaaaaaaaaaaaaaggcttaaggCCAAAAAATACCATTCTTAGATTTCAgatcacaaagaagaaaagatgctCTCATActtcatatgtttttaatttccttagtAACCTTTCCATTGACATACTGGAGATACTGAATTGCAGAGTATGTGGCATTTGGCAACTTGAGATTTGGAAATAAGGATGCACAAAATACTGAAGccaacagaggaagagaaatttcAAGATTGGGATTTCTGAGTGGTTATCTGTTGAAaatgagttcttaaaaaaataaaaacgaaaaaatGAGTTCTGTAGTATGTAGTCTATAGAAGAAAGTATGGtccaggtgtgcctgggtggctcagtcagttgagtgtccgactttggctcaggtcatgatgtcacagtttgtgggtttgagccccgtgttgggctctgtgctgatagctcggagcctggagcctgctttggattgtctccctctttctctgcccctcccccactcataacTCTgtttctcacaaataaacattataaaaaaaatttttttaagtatggtcCAGAAATCATTTTACCTTACAAATTGATTTGTTCAACTTTAAATGCTTGCTTTACCCTAAAAACGATTGAAAACTGTCATTGTCTACTGGACTCACTAATGCAGAATAACTATCCCTAAATCCAGTGTTCTTCAGTACTTTCCTAAATATAGTCAAGATATACACAATTAAAGGTGGTATTCCGAGCTGAATGGCCTTCACAGATCATGGAGGACAAAACGGGATAAACACCAGCTTGTGCTCAAGGTAATTATGAGACGATGGGGTCTTTTCCCTTGGGCATTCATGGGCATtgtgtggagggagggaaagggcagTTTTTAAACCACTTGACTGGTTCATTCGAGTGTGCATCTTGAACTTAAAtgtattactgttttttaaatttataacgTGATTTCTATTTATGACTTAAAAATTCCAGCTCTACGTTGCCAGCAGAAGCCCATCAGGCCTGTTTCCAGTGAATAAACCAACTGAGTATTGGAGACTAAGTCTGCAAGTATCTTTTTAGCAGACTAGAAACTTGATGGTAGTTGATCCTTTGTTCTTTACCATCCTTGCTTTAGTATGTAACATTTCCCATCTGCACTTAGGAGGGGGGTCCCTTAACTATCATGATAACCAAAGTTTTGAGTTGCTGCTTATATTAGGCAGTAGTTTGCAAACATCAGTTCATTTTGGCAAGTGTGCTAGCCTCTCCGGGGCTTGGGGGAATGGGGATCCGGCTGATGTGCAGTACCTTCGATTACCTGGAGTAATCAAGAGTTGCTCATTCAGAAAGAGTAGAAAAGTCAACTGCATCAAGGTTTTAAAAGCGGCATTTAttgattgaaaataaatgtgtggATAGGCTCTCAGCATGGAATCcacattgttttttaatgagcTTGAAGTACATGAAGACTCCTTACATCTTCCACCGTTTATCTTGTGTGTGCTTTTAGCAACCACATTCAAACGGAGATGAATTTTTGACATTTGactgaaaaaatgtaaaattctttaAGCAGCTCCCCATAGTTGATAAACCTTtgcaaagagaaagataaaaacacacTACAATGGTATACGTTGAacatttattacaaccaattggTGATGTGATAAGACAGTGCTAACATGGCCCGAATATGTATTGGTCACAATCACAACAAAGCTTAATCCAGCCCAGCAGATACAAATGGAAGTGTAAACCATGAAGACATGTTTACATACACAGAAGTATGTATAAAAGTGACATTGAAACAATTgtacagctttaaaaaatatagggcCCACTAATGCCATTTTACCTCATTCGACTATCACTTTTATATGAAAGGCGGTGTCTGCTTTTAGAAGATTTCTGATAACTAGGCAGTGCCATGGAAGGGAATGAAGCTGCCCTAACGTTTGCAGCACTTGTAAGTGGAGGGAAGCTAAATAAATTTGGCTCTAACAAGCACCCCGGAAGGAATATTCGTGCTTTAAACAATGACTTAAGCAACACTCTGTGAAGAGAAGAAACATATTTTCTGTAAGATGCTGTTATGAAGAATTCCAGGTTACgtcaatgtttccttttttatttggggGCATCAAAAACCATCTAAGTCATTACATGGTTATGACCACAAAAAAATCTGTCTCAGGAGTTGAATGTTCCTTGGCCTTAAAAATAACGTGCTCACTATTAGTCGCTCTCTGTTCCTCGTCCCAGGTCTGGAATGCCAGGGAAAGATTTTTTAGTGTAAAACACACCATTTCAATTTAGTCATTTGTGTATTCCCTTTAAGTATGTAGTTTCCAATGAGGGTCTTTGGTATAaatttggttctcttttttaaagtttcaacataaacagttaaattttaattcatttgataTGTATC from Leopardus geoffroyi isolate Oge1 chromosome X, O.geoffroyi_Oge1_pat1.0, whole genome shotgun sequence includes the following:
- the ZRSR2 gene encoding U2 small nuclear ribonucleoprotein auxiliary factor 35 kDa subunit-related protein 2 isoform X2, whose translation is MLLEIERQKLHEAWLLREQKAQEEFRIKKEKEEAARKRQEEQERKLKEEWEEQQRKEREEEEQKLQEKREREEAVQKMLEQAENELENGATWQNPEPPMDLRIMEKDRANCPFYSKTGACRFGDRCSRKHNFPSSSPTLLIKSMFTTFGMEQCRRDDYDPDASLEYSEEETYQQFLDFYDDVLPEFKNVGKVIQFKVSCNLEPHLRGNVYVQYQSEEECQAALSLFNGRWYAGRQLQCEFCPVTRWKMAICGLFEIQQCPRGKHCNFLHVFRNPNNEFWEANRDIYLSPDRTGSSFGKGSDRRERMGHHDDYYGRPRRRRSPSPSHSYKRNGEADRKRRSSHRGKKSHKHLSKSRERHSSRSRGRKRDGSRIRASRSQSSSRSRSRGRRRSGSRDRTTQSPKSK
- the ZRSR2 gene encoding U2 small nuclear ribonucleoprotein auxiliary factor 35 kDa subunit-related protein 2 isoform X1, with protein sequence MAAPGKMMFPEKPSHKKFRAALKKEKRKKRRQELARLRDSGLSQKEEEDAFIEEQHLEEEMLLEIERQKLHEAWLLREQKAQEEFRIKKEKEEAARKRQEEQERKLKEEWEEQQRKEREEEEQKLQEKREREEAVQKMLEQAENELENGATWQNPEPPMDLRIMEKDRANCPFYSKTGACRFGDRCSRKHNFPSSSPTLLIKSMFTTFGMEQCRRDDYDPDASLEYSEEETYQQFLDFYDDVLPEFKNVGKVIQFKVSCNLEPHLRGNVYVQYQSEEECQAALSLFNGRWYAGRQLQCEFCPVTRWKMAICGLFEIQQCPRGKHCNFLHVFRNPNNEFWEANRDIYLSPDRTGSSFGKGSDRRERMGHHDDYYGRPRRRRSPSPSHSYKRNGEADRKRRSSHRGKKSHKHLSKSRERHSSRSRGRKRDGSRIRASRSQSSSRSRSRGRRRSGSRDRTTQSPKSK